The Ahaetulla prasina isolate Xishuangbanna chromosome 3, ASM2864084v1, whole genome shotgun sequence genome window below encodes:
- the LOC131195295 gene encoding kunitz-type serine protease inhibitor 4-like yields the protein MSSGGLLLLLGLLTLWAELTPVSSQDRPKFCHLPPEIGPCKANIRRFYYNPASNKCQEFIYGGCGGNANNFKTIDECHYTCVALPTRRPTRIGTTVRT from the exons atgtcttctggagGTCTCCTTCTTCTGCTGGGACTCCTCACCCTCTGGGCGGAGCTGACCCCTGTCTCCAGCCAGGACCGTCCAA AGTTTTGTCATCTTCCACCTGAGATCGGACCATGTAAAGCCAATATTCGTCGCTTCTACTACAACCCGGCTTCAAACAAATGTCAAGAATTTATTTATGGTGGTTGTGGAGGCAATGCCAACAATTTTAAGACCATAGATGAATGCCACTACACCTGTGTTG CATTACCAACAAGGAGACCCACCAGAATTGGAACTACTGTTCGAACTTGA